The Podospora pseudopauciseta strain CBS 411.78 chromosome 2 map unlocalized CBS411.78m_2, whole genome shotgun sequence genome has a window encoding:
- a CDS encoding uncharacterized protein (EggNog:ENOG503P08S; COG:K; COG:L; COG:O) gives MFGYRPNRFAGIVSRYDPREPLPAELGSALHGSHALQTNLHLPYPTTTQAFHTHPACAPPLLHSNIPTYTIQEPSLGRNVLPPVSISIEASVIQDTASITVTQLFWNDSDSIIKEAAYTFPLSSGCTVTGFHCRIGHGKVLAGNIKPKEEAREEFQQHVRNRTTGAALLEQDTEEIFTTSLGNLPARTKIRVTVTYITLLKHHFADCKAITTLTIPTCIASRYGDKPQDYNNAASTSIPEGLTIQIEVVEAGKIASIVSPTHKVTVENRLGTRAASSFADLVGEDTRSSVETALVKLETGSAFLDRDFVLDIATGGPNDETESPQAWIEKHPTLPNQQALMVTIPPGFTTRTSNPTDQTEILLLADLSGSMDDKLTSLRAAMQFFLKGIPNGRKFNVWCFGSSYKSWQPHSVDYGEASYQSASSWVDTNFHANMGGTELLPAVQAIVTARDKRLPTDIIILTDGETWRLDETLEYIRKQRDLTEGGIRFFALGIGPAVSHALVEGIAKVGGGYAEVVREASEGDWEDRIVSMAEAALMTDHLGPMHLEVNIMRGDGSKQASSIHNAEQSPADISMLSPFNRSRIFFLFDSFKSSESITDVTLKADTAHRTKTFHVPVTLLEKPSITIHRLAARSLLNDLERGQSHIHLGSTHPYPGSWDERNRVRKEAERIGCKWSLVSKWTSFILKEELCPAEPDDIWCAKGGAEAVDEPGDDLLQSHGPIAGATMVDSGKTSVPASGLLLVGELVSTPRNSDDLFGLPARRHLQRPVPPRFSLLSNPMRPPGLQLSRRPSSNGRKLRLVEYPQSVVAPDHLISFKMRKSTGVADPEGNNLKKQSDIAPGAGASNESPILGSLSEDPPRDPGSIFEFDDTDADDSETNNTSVPDNGLEGIFKPRMRRLSGGILQHRTAIPSEDEWVFDQVLDPKSQEQKSIQAQPQWCGYAFNASSPPQQRDQTYSWESEEDDVIEFSVPLPPWAPSSDLPPMDTMLEKLRCGPTLSQTYALDVNIEEIPNILAKPAPGPDYNLESEDDEAIDLYTDVHWGEPSPDSLPTDPMYARGAYEEAKAKIEESPEETERRRRRRRVTDEHEKVTQPKSGDNKPWTDNRIISELLRFQSAEGYFARGYSVQTGQINDLHPSIITIPGEEEGRHGEHVILLRDFLEKETTKGPGNLLTKHNKGQHNEVVVLLRDLLGKEITKRLRTLRDKHDKDHMFGKDMALKERILFTIAVWVLLERDFASKRRLWVLMIRKAKSYLGGRIDRRYDAFDEMKAALEGAKIHGYKSRQDSLAAPLYVHARSFEVQFAVSKTVDAAARMTAESEVLEGEQARDEVGVELEVGTGEAQGNSQMAGKGSVV, from the exons ATCTCGATCGAAGCCTCCGTCATTCAAGACACGGCCAGCATCACAGTTACGCAGCTCTTCTGGAACGACTCGGacagcatcatcaaagaGGCCGCCTACACGTTTCCTCTTTCATCTGGCTGCACCGTGACAGGCTTCCATTGTCGCATCGGTCATGGCAAAGTCTTGGCTGGCAATATCAAGCCAAAGGAAGAAGCCCGCGAGGAATTCCAGCAGCATGTCCGCAACCGTACCACTGGAGCGGCGTTGCTTGAGCAAGATACCGAGGAGAtattcaccaccagccttggAAATCTCCCAGCAAGAACCAAGATCAGGGTCACTGTCACTTACATCACCCTTCTCAAACATCACTTTGCCGATTGTAAGGCGATCACGACACTGACGATTCCAACTTGCATCGCAAGCCGCTACGGTGATAAACCCCAAGACTACAACAATGCTGCCTCCACCTCCATTCCCGAAGGCCTCACGATACAGATTGAAGTAGTTGAAGCCGGCAAGATTGCCTCAATCGTCAGCCCAACACACAAGGTCACTGTCGAAAACCGGTTGGGAACACGTGCGGCCAGTTCCTTTGCCGACCTTGTTGGTGAAGACACCCGAAGTAGTGTCGAAACAGCCCTGGTGAAACTAGAAACAGGCTCTGCTTTTCTCGATCGCGACTTTGTCCTTGATATCGCAACAGGAGGCCCGAATGATGAGACCGAATCACCACAAGCATGGATCGAAAAGCATCCCACCCTACCTAATCAACAGGCACTCATGGTGACAATTCCGCCTGGCTTTACCACGCGCACATCCAATCCTACCGATCAGACCGAGATACTTCTCTTGGCGGATCTGTCAGGGTCCATGGACGACAAGTTAACCTCGCTCAGAGCTGCCATGCAATTCTTCCTGAAGGGTATTCCCAATGGCCGCAAGTTCAAtgtgtggtgttttggcTCAAGTTACAAGTCGTGGCAGCCTCATTCGGTGGATTATGGCGAAGCATCGTATCAGTCCGCTTCTTCATGGGTTGACACCAACTTCCATGCCAATATGGGGGGTACTGAACTGCTTCCCGCAGTTCAGGCCATCGTGACTGCGCGTGACAAAAGACTGCCTACAGACATCATCATTTTGACTGACGGAGAGACATGGCGCCTGGACGAAACCCTCGAGTACATTCGGAAACAGAGGGACTTGACTGAAGGGGGTATACGGTTCTTTGCTTTAGGTATTGGTCCAGCAGTCTCCCATGCCTTGGTTGAGGGCATCGCCaaggttggtggaggatatGCCGAAGTGGTTCGAGAGGCGAGCGAAGGGGATTGGGAGGATAGGATTGTCAGCATGGCAGAGGCAGCACTGATGACCGATCACTTGGGGCCTATGCATTTGGAGGTCAATATCATGAGGGGTGATGGCAGCAAGCAAG CTTCCAGTATCCACAACGCCGAACAATCTCCAGCAGACATATCCATGCTCAGCCCGTTCAACAGAAGCCGGATCTTTTTCCTCTTTGATTCCTTCAAATCATCCGAGAGCATCACCGATGTTACACTCAAAGCCGATACTGCCCACAGGACCAAGACCTTCCATGTTCCTGTGACGCTTCTCGAGAAGCCAAGCATAACAATTCATCGGCTTGCCGCCCGCTCACTGCTCAATGATCTGGAACGAGGTCAGAGCCATATTCACCTGGGCTCTACTCACCCCTATCCTGGCTCTTGGGACGAGAGAAATAGAGTACgaaaggaggcggagaggattGGCTGCAAATGGTCACTTGTTTCCAAATGGACGAGCTTCATTCTGAAAGAGGAGCTCTGTCCTGCTGAGCCGGATGATATTTGGTGCGCAAAAGGCGGTGCTGAGGCTGTTGATGAGCCTGGAGATGACTTGTTGCAATCACACGGGCCGATTGCTGGCGCTACTATGGTCGATAGTGGTAAAACATCGGTGCCTGCCTCTGGCTTGCTTCTAGTTGGGGAGCTTGTCTCTACACCCAGGAACTCAGACGACTTGTTCGGACTTCCAGCCAGGCGACACTTGCAAAGGCCTGTGCCTCCTAGATTTTCTCTATTGAGCAACCCTATGAGACCTCCAGGGCTGCAACTTTCAAGACGTCCTTCCTCGAACGGGAGAAAATTACGACTGGTTGAATACCCACAGTCTGTCGTTGCACCTGACCACCTAATCTCCTTCAAGATGCGGAAGTCCACTGGCGTTGCAGATCCTGAAGGTAACAATCTCAAGAAACAGAGCGATATTGCGCCAGGGGCGGGCGCTTCAAATGAGAGCCCCATCCTGGGATCTCTTTCTGAAGATCCTCCGAGGGATCCTGGCTCTATTTTCGAGTTCGACGACACCGATGCAGATGATTCAGAGACGAACAATACCAGTGTTCCTGACAACGGATTAGAAGGTATATTTAAACCGAGAATGCGTCGCCTCTCAGGTGGAATACTGCAGCACAGAACGGCCATACCCAGTGAAGACGAATGGGTGTTCGACCAAGTACTTGATCCGAAAAGTCAAGAGCAAAAAAGTATACAAGCTCAACCACAATGGTGCGGGTATGCCTTTAAtgcctcctcgcctccacaACAACGCGACCAGACATATAGCTGGGAGtcggaagaggatgacgtGATCGAATTCTCGGTGCCTCTTCCTCCGTGGGCGCCTTCTTCTGATTTACCTCCGATGGACACCATGCTCGAGAAGTTGAGATGTGGGCCAACATTATCCCAGACTTACGCACTTGATGTGAATATTGAAGAGATCCCAAATATACTAGCTAAACCGGCGCCCGGTCCGGATTATAACTTGGAGTCCGAAGACGATGAGGCGATCGATTTGTATACCGACGTCCATTGGGGCGAACCTTCTCCCGATTCACTTCCAACGGACCCAATGTACGCGCGTGGGGCGTACGAGGAGGCTAAAGCAAAGATCGAGGAGAGCCCAGAGGAGACGGAGAGACGGCGGAGGCGTCGCAGGGTGACAGACGAGCACGAAAAAGTTACACAACCCAAGAGTGGCGACAATAAGCCATGGACAGACAACCGCATCATTTCTGAACTTCTCAGGTTCCAATCCGCCGAGGGGTATTTTGCCAGAGGGTACTCAGTCCAAACCGGCCAAATCAATGATCTTCACCCTTCTATCATCACCATtcctggggaagaagagggccGACACGGTGAACACGTCATTCTTCTGCGGGATTTCCTCGAGAAAGAAACCACCAAGGGCCCAGGCAATCTCTTGACTAAACACAACAAAGGCCAACACAACGAAGTTGTCGTCCTCCTCCGTGATTTACTGGGGAAAGAAATTACCAAGAGGCTACGTACTCTCCGGGATAAACACGACAAAGACCACATGTTTGGTAAGGACATGGCCCTGAAAGAAAGGATCCTCTTCACGATTGCCGTTTGGGTGCTTCTCGAGCGGGACTTTGCCTCCAAGCGGCGTCTGTGGGTTTTGATGATTAGGAAGGCAAAGTCGTATCTAGGGGGGCGTATCGACCGGCGGTATGACGCGTTTGACGAGATGAAGGCTGCTCTGGAGGGGGCCAAGATTCATGGGTATAAATCACGGCAGGATAGTCTGGCAGCTCCTCTCTATGTGCATGCGCGCAGTTTTGAGGTTCAATTTGCGGTGTCGAAGACCGTAGACGCTGCGGCTAGGATGACTGCGGAGTCTGAAGTTCTTGAGGGAGAGCAAGCTCGGGATGAGGTGGGTGTGGAGCTTGAGGTTGGCACAGGCGAGGCTCAAGGCAACAGTCAAATGGCAGGAAAGGGCTCGGTCGTGTAA
- the PNS1 gene encoding pH nine-sensitive protein 1 (COG:I; EggNog:ENOG503NW86): MAYQGGEAANYYSPPHGGGGGPQYPPPNNSYEMHQPQNGYYNRPPPPPPPPAGGGGYSNVPMNDGGYHNGYGAPPPPPPPTGPDGKMGPPPSYDEVFAVQKPKWNDLWAGVLFLATCAGFVGVSAISIQGYAATRNINSGGLNGQRNRFGLTTHTIWLFGWVLITAIVLSYGYMWVARKFTKQFIWITGILNVVLGFATALYMLSRKYYSGGIVFLIFAIFQLICFISWRSRIPFSVLMLQTAIDVAKNFGHVYLVSAIGGLLATLFAAWFSVTLVSVYVKYQPDPNNPACRQGAGGCSSGKVIGLIAFITFAAYWISEWLKNTIHTTIAGVYGSWYFNSRNFPTGVTRGALKRCLTYSFGSISLGSLVVAIINFLRQLASVARAQASSDGDILGMILWCIVGCLIGLLDWAVQFLNRYAFAHIALYGKAYVPAAKDTWKMIKDRGIDALVNECLIGPVLGMGAMFVGYATALMAYCYMVFTNPSYNSGGGFTPVVVAFAFLIGLQICNVFTTPLSSGIDTIFVASAWDPEVMIRDHPDLYHRMVAVYPEVQQAIHA; the protein is encoded by the exons ATGGCCTACCAGGGCGGTGAAGCCGCTAATTACTACAGCCCACCtcatggcggtggtggtgggccgCAGTATCCCCCCCCGAACAACTCGTACGAAATGCACCAACCGCAGAATGGATACTACAACCgacctccgccgccgcctcctcctcctgctgggggtggggggtatAGTAACGTGCCGATGAACGATGGGGGTTATCACAATGGGTATGGGgcgccaccgcctccaccgccgccgactGGACCAGATGGGAAGATGGGACCTCCCCCGAGTTATGACGAGGTTTTTGCGGTGCAGAAGCCAAAGTGGAATGATTTGTGGGCgggggtgttgtttttggCGACTTGTGCTGGGTTTGTGGGGGTTAGTGCTATTTCGATTCAGGGGTATG CTGCGACTCGTAATATCAACTCCGGCGGCCTCAATGGGCAGCGGAACAGATTTGGGTTGACGACGCATACGATTTGGCTGTTTGGCTGGGTGCTCATAACGGCTATTGTGCTCAGCTACGGGTACATGTGGGTTGCGAGGAAGTTTACGAAGCAGTTCATCTGGATTACGGGGATTCTCAACGTTGTGCTTGGTTTTGCGACGGCCTTGTACATGCTGTCGAGAAAGTACTACTCTGGCGGGATCGTGTTTTTGATCTTTGCCATTTTTCAGCTGATCTGCTTTATCAGCTGGCGGTCCCGGATTCCGTTCAGCGTGTTGATGCTGCAGACGGCCATTGATGTGGCCAAGAATTTTGGGCATGTTTATCTTGTCAGCGCGATTGGCGGGCTGTTGGCTACGTTGTTTGCGGCGTGGTTTTCGGTGACGCTGGTTAGTGTCTATGTCAAGTATCAGCCGGATCCGAATAACCCGGCTTGTAGGCAGGGCGCGGGGGGATGTTCGAGTGGAAAGGTGATTGGGCTGATTGCGTTTATTACTTTTGCGGCGTATTGGATTTCGGAGTGGTTGAAGAACACGATTCATACTACTATTGCGGGGGTTTATGGGTCGTGGTATTTCAACTCGAGGAACTTTCCAACGGGGGTGACGAGGGGGGCGTTGAAGAGGTGCTTGACGTATAGCTTTGGGAGTATCAGCTTGGGGAGCCTGGTGGTGGCTATTATCAATTTCCTGAGGCAGTTGGCGTCTGTGGCGAGGGCTCAGGCGTCATCGGATGGGGATATTTTGGGGATGATCTTGTGGTGTATTGTGGGGTGTCTTATTGGGTTGTTGGACTGGGCGGTTCAGTTCTTGAATCGGTACGCTTTTGCGCACATTGCGCTTTATGGGAAGGCGTATGTGCCGGCGGCGAAGGATACTTGGAA GATGATCAAGGACCGCGGTATCGACGCCCTCGTCAACGAATGCCTCATCGGCCCTGTCCTCGGCATGGGCGCCATGTTTGTCGGGTACGCCACCGCGCTGATGGCCTATTGCTACATggtcttcaccaacccctcgtACAACTCTGGCGGGGGCTTCacgccggtggtggttgcgTTTGCCTTCTTGATCGGGTTGCAGATCTGCAATGTGTTCACCACCCCGCTCAGCAGCGGTATCGACACCATCTTCGTGGCTAGCGCTTGGGACCCCGAGGTCATGATCCGGGATCATCCGGATTTGTATCACAGGATGGTGGCGGTTTACCCTGAGGTACAGCAGGCTATTCACGCTTGA
- a CDS encoding uncharacterized protein (COG:J; EggNog:ENOG503NUH3), producing the protein MKLEELHPIEALLTADFRSIEPRLQSLDKHLILRTYLHGYTLSELDTKVWQALRGNRAAFSFIKRGSLVNLARWFEFIEVMHPEIQDEIKAKDAAAKAKVAAASKAGGSYALNLQNTDQGVVTRFLPEPSGYLHIGHAKAALLSWYFAQQYKGQLRLRLDDTNPDKEKEEYQDAIIEDLAMMGIKCDTLTYTSDYFDYLYDMAIKMIKEGHAYADDTDQETMRNERWNGIASKRRDTPVEENLRIFEEMKKGSEEGVRYCLRAKLSVDNPNKAMRDPVIYRCNVDTPHHRTGTKWKMYPMYDFACPVVDSYEGVTHALRSTEYTDRNPQYAWFQKTLQIRKVHMWDFARMNFVKTFLSKRKLAKLVDTGKVWGWDDPRMPTIRGVRRRGMGIEALREFIIAQGPSRNVVTMDWTKFWATNKKHIDPIAPRHTALLKKDIVKVPVTGAEAPAQPFQEDRPKHPKNKDIGTKKVAFGPEILLDQADAKSFKEGEEITLMAWGNAFVRNIAEGDPITSLTCELNVAKGDVKTTEKKVTWLASSQTLVPAELWDFDYLITKDTLQEEDNMEDFLNPTTSTMEEAFCDEATAQLKKNDIIQLERRGYYRVDKGLDDWKEGEEKRLVLFNIPTGKTGSK; encoded by the exons ATGAAGCTGGAAGAGCTCCATCCCATTGAGGCCCTCCTCACGGCCGATTTCCGCTCAATCGAGCCTCGTCTTCAGTCCCTCGATAAGCATCTCATCCTCCGCACCTACCTCCATGGCTACACTCTTAGCGAGCTGGACACCAAGGTCTGGCAGGCCCTCCGCGGCAACCGCGCCGCTTTCTCCTTTATCAAGCGCGGTAGTCTTGTCAACCTCGCTCGCTGGTTTGAGTTCATCGAGGTGATGCACCCTGAGATCCAGGACGAGatcaaggccaaggatgctgctgccaaggcgAAGGTCGCCGCTGCCAGCAAGGCCGGTGGTTCTTATGCTCTTAATCTGCAGAATACAG ACCAGGGCGTTGTGACCAGATTCCTGCCCGAGCCTTCGGGATACCTCCATATTGGACATGCCAAGGCAGCTCTTCTCTCCTGGTACTTTGCCCAGCAGTACAAGGGCCAGCTTCGCCTCCGTCTCGATGACACAAACCCCGacaaagagaaggaggaatACCAGGATGCCATCATCGAGGATCTTGCCATGATGGGCATCAAGTGCGATACCCTCACCTACACCAGTGACTACTTTGATTATCTTTACGATATGGCGATCAAGATGATCAAGGAGGGACATGCCTATGCCGACGATACTGACCAGGAAACTATGCGCAACGAGAGATGGAACGGCATCGCTTCCAAGCGCCGCGACACGCCAGTGGAAGAGAACTTGCGCATCTTcgaggagatgaagaagggTTCCGAGGAAGGCGTCCGCTACTGCCTTCGCGCAAAGCTCTCGGTCGACAACCCCAACAAGGCCATGAGAGATCCTGTGATCTACCGTTGCAACGTGGACACGCCTCATCACCGCACCGGCACCAAATGGAAAATGTACCCCATGTACGATTTCGCTTGCCCTG TTGTCGACAGCTACGAGGGCGTCACCCACGCCTTGAGGTCCACAGAGTACACCGACCGCAACCCTCAGTACGCCTGGTTCCAGAAGACTCTGCAGATCCGCAAGGTCCATATGTGGGATTTTGCGCGCATGAACTTCGTCAAGACTTTCCTCTCCAAGCGCAAGCTTGCCAAGCTCGTCGATACTGGAAaggtttggggatgggatgacCCCCGCATGCCCACCATTCGTGGTGTCAGGAGAAGAGGAATGGGCATCGAGGCTCTGCGTGAATTCATTATTGCTCAG GGACCTAGCCGCAACGTTGTTACCATGGACTGGACCAAGTTCTGGGCTACCAACAAGAAGCACATTGATCCTATCGCTCCCCGCCACACTGCTCTCCTGAAGAAGGATATTGTCAAGGTGCCCGTCACAGGCGCCGAGGCTCCTGCTCAGCCCTTCCAGGAGGACAGACCCAAGCaccccaagaacaaggatATCGGTACCAAGAAGGTGGCGTTTGGTCCCGAGATTCTGCTTGATCAAGCCGATGCCAAGAGCTTcaaggaaggcgaggagatCACTCTCATGGCTTGGGGCAATGCCTTTGTTCGCAACATTGCTGAGGGTGACCCCATCACCTCGTTGACGTGCGAGCTCAACGTGGCAAAGGGCGATGTCAAGAcgacggagaagaaggttaCCTGGCTCGCTTCTAGCCAGACTCTCGTGCCTGCCGAGCTTTGGGACTTTGACTACCTTATCACCAAGGACACGCTGCAGGAGGAAGACAACATGGAGGACTTCCTgaaccccaccacctctaCTATGGAGGAGGCATTCTGTGATGAAGCTACGGCCCAGCTCAAGAAGAACGACATCATCCAGCTAGAGAGGCGTGGTTACTACCGTGTGGACAAGGGTCTCGATGACTggaaggagggtgaggagaagAGGCTTGTCCTCTTCAACATCCCGACTGGCAAGACTGGATCCAAGTAA